The Streptomyces sp. NBC_01775 genome includes a region encoding these proteins:
- a CDS encoding class I SAM-dependent methyltransferase, whose amino-acid sequence MTTPPPGSPDKTGYLLDNAQPEAGTRFDALGALFDASTFRHIEELGIAPGWRCWEVGAGGPSVVTWLADRVGPAGRVLATDVDTSWASGAAGGVVEVLRHDVGRDAPPEGGFDLIHARLVLVHVADRDRALRSMAEALRPGGHLLLEDADPASQPLICLDEYGPEQVLANRLRTGFRSLLAARGADLAYGRKLPRLLREAGLADVTADAYFPVTSAACAVLEAATVRQVRDELVAAGLATDEEIDSHLANVTSGRLDLTTSPMISAWGRRVAFLPSDDAA is encoded by the coding sequence ATGACGACGCCGCCTCCTGGCTCTCCCGACAAGACCGGCTATCTCCTCGACAACGCCCAGCCCGAAGCCGGCACTCGCTTCGACGCGCTCGGCGCCCTCTTCGACGCCTCCACCTTCCGGCACATCGAAGAGCTGGGAATCGCCCCGGGGTGGCGCTGCTGGGAGGTCGGAGCCGGCGGCCCGTCGGTGGTGACCTGGCTCGCCGACCGGGTCGGTCCGGCCGGCCGGGTGCTGGCGACCGATGTCGACACCTCCTGGGCCTCCGGCGCTGCCGGCGGCGTCGTGGAGGTACTGCGTCACGACGTCGGCCGCGACGCGCCGCCCGAGGGCGGCTTCGACCTCATCCACGCCCGGTTGGTGCTGGTGCACGTGGCCGACCGGGACCGAGCGCTGCGCTCGATGGCCGAGGCGCTGCGGCCGGGTGGCCACCTTCTGCTGGAGGACGCCGACCCCGCGTCGCAGCCGTTGATCTGCCTGGACGAGTACGGACCTGAGCAGGTGCTGGCCAACCGCCTTCGAACCGGCTTCCGCTCCCTGCTGGCGGCCCGCGGCGCCGACCTCGCCTACGGCCGAAAACTCCCCCGCTTGCTGCGCGAGGCGGGACTGGCCGACGTCACGGCGGACGCCTACTTCCCGGTCACCTCCGCGGCCTGCGCGGTGCTGGAGGCCGCGACGGTCCGGCAGGTGAGGGACGAGCTGGTCGCGGCAGGACTGGCGACCGACGAGGAGATCGACAGCCACCTTGCGAACGTCACCTCCGGCCGTCTCGATCTGACCACCTCCCCGATGATCTCCGCGTGGGGCCGTCGCGTCGCTTTCCTCCCTTCCGACGACGCCGCGTAA
- a CDS encoding zinc-binding dehydrogenase: MRALVVDHSEAGPVRFADVDEPEPATNEALVEIRCIGLNLGEVKFADQWPAGAVHGHDAAGVVVRAASDGSGPPEGARVALGMAPSAWAERIAVSPAWLGTVPGGVELADAAALGIAGVTALRVLRKRSLLARDVLITGASGGVGHFAVQLAAMAGARVTALVGSPDRAAGLRELGADAVVTDLAKIEGRFDLVLDTVGGPQLARVWSLLAEGGAIHLVGFASGQDTTFPQGSLFAFGEPRTIATFGDTSPTSKEMTDLLGLVAAGRLSAPIGLRGDWKDVDDAIGALFARKVHGKIVLEVS, translated from the coding sequence ATGCGGGCCCTAGTGGTCGATCACAGCGAGGCCGGGCCTGTCCGGTTCGCCGATGTCGATGAACCCGAGCCGGCCACCAATGAGGCATTGGTCGAGATCCGGTGCATCGGTCTCAATCTCGGCGAGGTGAAGTTCGCGGACCAGTGGCCGGCAGGCGCCGTTCACGGGCACGACGCGGCCGGCGTCGTGGTGCGCGCGGCCTCCGACGGCTCGGGGCCGCCGGAAGGCGCTCGTGTCGCGCTCGGGATGGCCCCGTCCGCTTGGGCGGAGCGGATAGCGGTCAGTCCCGCGTGGCTCGGCACCGTCCCCGGGGGCGTGGAGCTGGCCGACGCCGCCGCGCTGGGGATCGCCGGGGTCACCGCACTGCGCGTGTTGCGGAAGCGTTCCCTGCTGGCACGCGATGTTCTGATCACTGGCGCCAGCGGCGGAGTGGGGCACTTCGCCGTTCAGCTGGCGGCGATGGCAGGCGCACGGGTGACGGCACTCGTCGGCTCTCCCGACAGGGCCGCCGGACTCAGGGAGCTGGGAGCCGACGCCGTCGTGACCGACCTGGCGAAGATCGAGGGTCGGTTCGACCTCGTCCTGGACACGGTCGGCGGGCCGCAGTTGGCCCGGGTGTGGAGTCTCCTCGCCGAGGGCGGCGCCATCCATCTGGTCGGTTTCGCCTCGGGCCAGGACACGACGTTCCCCCAGGGGTCTTTGTTCGCATTCGGCGAGCCCCGCACCATCGCCACCTTCGGCGATACGTCACCGACCAGTAAAGAAATGACGGACCTGCTGGGCCTTGTGGCCGCCGGGAGACTGTCGGCACCGATCGGGCTGCGAGGCGACTGGAAAGACGTGGACGACGCCATCGGCGCGCTGTTCGCCCGGAAAGTCCACGGAAAGATCGTCCTTGAGGTGTCCTGA
- a CDS encoding phytase — translation MNRPRPARLAAFALATALVALTAAAPATARPHGSGSLPTVTPRAETSTLYDDETGGNANADDPAIWRDPADPDRSLVVATAKEGGLRVYDLKARQVQSVPAPPAPGPDDAPGRFNNVDLVHGLRTSSGRADYAVTTDRGHDRLRVYRIDRDRPGGPLADVTDPSAPTVFSTGQDEVNEQQTAYGLATWTDKASGRSYALVSRRNRTGVALLELTAGSHGTVGYRKVRILDLPSSFRLPNGSSWSPCGEPGELPQVEGMVVDPANGTLYAGQEDVGIWRMPADLTGRPELVDKVREYGVPGTYDEETEECVAGADPGYGGSHVAADVEGLTLLTEAEGDGYVLASSQGDNTFALYDRERGDEDDNGGANEYEAGFRVGSADGALDGSEECDGAAVLNAPLGRTYPNGLLVVQDGHDTPADGEREGTGFKFVDLGDVMDHVDD, via the coding sequence GTGAACAGACCCCGCCCTGCCAGGTTAGCCGCGTTCGCGCTGGCCACGGCCCTCGTCGCCCTCACCGCAGCTGCTCCCGCCACGGCACGGCCGCACGGTTCCGGCTCCCTGCCCACCGTCACTCCGCGGGCGGAGACCTCCACGCTGTACGACGACGAGACGGGCGGCAACGCCAACGCCGACGACCCCGCGATCTGGCGCGACCCCGCCGACCCGGACCGCAGCCTGGTGGTCGCCACCGCCAAAGAGGGCGGCCTGCGGGTCTACGACCTGAAGGCGCGGCAGGTGCAGTCGGTCCCCGCCCCGCCCGCACCGGGCCCCGACGACGCCCCCGGCCGGTTCAACAACGTCGACCTCGTGCACGGCCTGCGCACCTCGTCCGGGCGCGCCGACTACGCCGTGACCACCGACCGGGGCCACGACCGGCTGCGGGTCTACCGCATCGACCGCGACCGCCCCGGCGGCCCGCTCGCCGACGTCACCGATCCCTCGGCGCCGACGGTGTTCTCCACCGGCCAGGACGAGGTCAACGAGCAGCAGACCGCTTACGGGCTGGCCACCTGGACCGACAAGGCGAGCGGCCGGTCGTACGCGCTGGTCAGCCGCCGCAACCGGACCGGCGTCGCGCTGCTGGAGCTGACCGCGGGCTCCCACGGCACCGTCGGCTACCGCAAGGTGCGCATCCTGGATCTGCCCTCCTCCTTCCGGCTGCCCAACGGCTCTTCCTGGAGCCCGTGCGGCGAGCCCGGCGAACTGCCCCAGGTCGAGGGCATGGTCGTGGACCCGGCGAACGGCACGCTCTATGCCGGCCAGGAGGACGTCGGCATCTGGCGGATGCCCGCCGATCTCACCGGCAGGCCCGAACTCGTCGACAAGGTCCGCGAGTACGGCGTCCCGGGCACGTACGACGAGGAGACCGAGGAGTGCGTCGCGGGCGCCGACCCCGGCTACGGCGGCTCGCACGTCGCCGCCGACGTCGAGGGCCTGACGCTGCTCACCGAGGCCGAGGGCGACGGCTACGTCCTCGCCTCCAGCCAGGGTGACAACACCTTCGCCCTGTACGACCGCGAGCGCGGCGACGAAGACGACAACGGCGGGGCCAACGAGTACGAAGCCGGCTTCCGCGTCGGCTCGGCGGACGGGGCCCTCGACGGCTCCGAGGAGTGCGACGGCGCCGCCGTGCTCAACGCGCCCCTCGGCCGGACGTACCCGAACGGTCTGCTCGTCGTCCAGGACGGGCATGACACGCCCGCCGACGGCGAACGTGAGGGCACCGGTTTCAAGTTCGTGGACCTCGGCGACGTCATGGACCACGTGGACGACTGA
- a CDS encoding SDR family NAD(P)-dependent oxidoreductase, which translates to MVKTLVVVGAGPGLGMGVARAFGRQGFQVGLIARTKEKLDALVGELAELGVTAAAFPADIRDRDALTSALTAARDRLGPIDVLEYSPSPTGPITHATQTTVDSVTAQWELHVLGAVTAVGQVLPEMLARGDGTLLLTTGVSSTVPAPFLANVGMAMAGLRNWAHTLHAELKPHGIHAGTVTIASGITPGGGEADPDAIGARYYSMYQQRSPAEEVIGDLDAFRSLVSRTGGSGAPATPISAEPPQRTSSP; encoded by the coding sequence GTGGTGAAGACGCTCGTTGTCGTCGGTGCAGGACCGGGGCTGGGGATGGGGGTGGCTCGCGCGTTCGGCCGTCAGGGGTTCCAGGTCGGGTTGATCGCCCGTACGAAGGAGAAGCTGGACGCCCTGGTCGGTGAGCTGGCCGAACTGGGCGTCACCGCCGCCGCGTTCCCTGCCGATATCCGCGACCGTGACGCGCTCACCAGCGCCCTCACCGCGGCGAGGGACCGGCTGGGACCGATCGACGTGCTCGAATACAGCCCCAGTCCGACCGGGCCGATCACCCATGCCACGCAGACCACGGTCGACTCCGTCACCGCGCAGTGGGAGTTGCATGTGCTGGGCGCGGTGACGGCCGTCGGCCAGGTACTGCCGGAGATGCTGGCCCGGGGCGACGGCACACTGCTGTTGACCACCGGCGTCTCCTCGACGGTCCCCGCACCCTTTCTGGCCAACGTGGGTATGGCCATGGCCGGCCTGCGCAACTGGGCTCACACCCTGCACGCGGAACTCAAGCCGCACGGAATCCACGCGGGCACGGTGACGATCGCCTCGGGGATCACCCCTGGCGGCGGCGAAGCCGACCCCGACGCCATCGGCGCCCGTTATTACAGCATGTACCAGCAGCGGAGCCCCGCCGAAGAGGTCATCGGCGACCTGGACGCTTTCCGGTCCCTCGTCTCCCGGACGGGCGGGAGCGGCGCGCCTGCCACACCGATCAGCGCCGAGCCGCCGCAACGGACAAGCAGTCCCTGA
- a CDS encoding glycosyltransferase family 8 protein, giving the protein MTQAPIGGWVAENARTCVGFAVDEAYALPLAVAGRSLIENYAGNEALEIVILDLGISELSRHRIATSWPGPAKVSFLRLPSKNLSLDGLPLSSHEFVLHLNRNVYGRWFLPELLPEEYRRMIYLDADVLVVRDVSRLWHLGLGDHPFAAAQDKGIPYVSSQYGVPDYRELRLSARAKYFNAGVMVIDLDRWKASRIRERALHYARTHPFMRFADQEALNAVIGGRWTEFPMEWNCPVEDELLDEQHAMDPRIIHFLGPRKPWLDELSATSCQAAYLDYLRRTQWAPDDHE; this is encoded by the coding sequence TTGACGCAGGCACCGATTGGGGGATGGGTGGCCGAAAACGCGAGGACATGCGTCGGGTTCGCCGTGGATGAGGCGTATGCGCTTCCGCTGGCTGTCGCGGGGCGGTCGCTCATAGAGAACTACGCGGGAAATGAAGCCCTGGAGATCGTAATTCTTGATCTCGGCATATCCGAGCTGTCACGGCACCGCATCGCCACGTCGTGGCCTGGTCCGGCGAAGGTCAGCTTCCTGCGGCTTCCCTCGAAGAACCTGAGCCTGGACGGATTACCGCTCTCCAGCCATGAGTTCGTGCTGCACCTCAACCGCAACGTCTACGGACGGTGGTTCCTCCCCGAACTCTTGCCGGAGGAGTACCGGCGCATGATCTACCTGGACGCGGATGTGCTGGTGGTGCGCGACGTGTCCCGGCTGTGGCACCTCGGCCTCGGAGATCACCCGTTCGCCGCCGCGCAGGACAAGGGGATCCCGTACGTCTCTTCACAGTACGGTGTGCCGGACTACCGGGAGCTCCGGCTCTCTGCCCGCGCCAAGTACTTCAACGCTGGTGTCATGGTCATCGATCTCGACCGCTGGAAAGCCTCGCGCATCCGCGAGCGCGCTCTTCACTATGCACGGACTCACCCCTTCATGCGCTTCGCCGACCAAGAAGCGCTCAACGCCGTCATCGGCGGAAGATGGACCGAGTTCCCCATGGAATGGAACTGTCCGGTCGAGGACGAGCTCCTCGATGAACAGCATGCGATGGACCCGAGGATCATTCATTTCCTGGGCCCCCGGAAGCCCTGGCTCGACGAGTTGTCGGCCACGAGCTGTCAGGCCGCATACCTGGACTACCTGCGGCGCACGCAGTGGGCGCCGGACGACCATGAGTGA
- a CDS encoding AraC family transcriptional regulator yields MDVLAEALRVSGARGALGVRLEAGGTWGQWLDSYPGATLHVVSRGALWLHISGEKPLEVQAGDAVLLSPGTAHGIASGSGVTMGPCDQKAAAQAQAHGSVVRLGSSPAQTELITLHYEQDPEVSTPVLTALARPMHVAARENPQLKRTVDLLAAELAQPQIGTTAAVNSIVDLLLVQFVRAWLARHPKEQSGSWLEAIRNPVVRDALACVHREPGRPWTTETLAAAISVSRATLSRHFRTALGQTPGAYVAQWRIDLASVRLRDTDEPVEAISGAVGYGSPHAFSRAFRRARGMAPGEYRSRLRGRASVGP; encoded by the coding sequence ATGGACGTGCTTGCGGAGGCTCTGCGTGTTTCGGGCGCGCGAGGAGCGCTCGGGGTCAGGCTGGAAGCCGGAGGAACGTGGGGCCAGTGGCTGGACTCCTACCCGGGTGCGACACTGCACGTGGTGTCCCGCGGGGCACTGTGGCTCCACATTTCGGGTGAGAAACCCCTGGAGGTTCAGGCCGGGGACGCCGTCCTGCTGTCGCCGGGCACCGCACATGGGATAGCCAGCGGCTCCGGTGTGACGATGGGGCCCTGCGACCAGAAAGCGGCGGCCCAAGCACAGGCCCATGGCAGCGTCGTCCGGCTGGGTTCGTCGCCGGCGCAGACGGAACTGATCACTCTGCACTATGAGCAGGACCCGGAGGTGAGCACACCGGTGCTCACCGCTTTGGCCCGGCCGATGCACGTCGCAGCCCGGGAAAACCCACAACTCAAGAGGACCGTCGACCTTCTCGCGGCGGAACTCGCACAGCCGCAGATCGGCACCACCGCCGCGGTCAACAGCATCGTCGACCTTTTGCTCGTCCAGTTCGTACGCGCCTGGCTGGCCCGCCACCCGAAGGAACAATCCGGCTCATGGCTGGAGGCGATACGAAATCCGGTCGTGCGCGACGCCCTGGCATGTGTCCATCGTGAACCGGGACGCCCGTGGACCACGGAGACCCTGGCTGCCGCGATCAGCGTCTCCCGAGCGACGCTGTCCAGGCATTTTCGGACCGCCCTCGGACAGACGCCGGGCGCGTACGTGGCGCAGTGGCGCATAGACCTGGCGTCCGTCCGACTCCGCGATACCGACGAGCCGGTCGAGGCGATATCCGGCGCGGTCGGATACGGGTCCCCACACGCTTTCAGCCGCGCCTTCCGACGTGCCCGTGGCATGGCCCCCGGCGAGTACCGCTCCCGCCTACGCGGCCGGGCGAGCGTCGGCCCGTAG
- a CDS encoding lasso peptide biosynthesis B2 protein, with protein sequence MSFSVVPEQRSTNVPFRLRLLARLTVTVAWLLIRLSPGRQRRVLSVAARRARPATYEKTLDCRQAVVTVSRKCAGLGCLQRAVATALLCRMHGTWPEWCTGVRTEPFRAHAWVEAEGRPVGEGDDIRLFHKMLHIPATTTGSAATTECRRP encoded by the coding sequence ATGAGCTTCTCCGTCGTACCCGAACAGCGCAGCACGAACGTTCCGTTCCGCCTGCGGCTGCTCGCCCGTCTCACGGTGACGGTCGCCTGGCTGCTGATCCGTCTGTCGCCGGGGCGGCAGCGCCGGGTGCTGAGCGTAGCCGCGCGCCGGGCGCGCCCCGCGACATATGAAAAGACGCTGGATTGCCGCCAGGCCGTGGTGACCGTCAGCCGTAAGTGCGCGGGCCTGGGGTGCCTTCAGCGTGCCGTGGCAACCGCACTGCTGTGCCGGATGCACGGCACGTGGCCCGAGTGGTGCACCGGCGTGCGCACCGAACCGTTCCGGGCGCACGCCTGGGTCGAGGCGGAGGGCCGGCCCGTGGGCGAGGGCGACGACATCCGGCTCTTCCACAAAATGCTGCACATACCCGCGACCACGACCGGATCAGCCGCCACCACCGAATGCCGGAGGCCGTGA
- a CDS encoding ABC transporter ATP-binding protein, translating to MLLGHVRQVRGRLILGALLGLGGAAAMLGQPLAAKALIDRLGRQDALAGTLAVLTGLVLLGAALKALGQYLLAHTAESVVRGARRQLIARLLRLKVPELDRSELGDLLARVTSDTTLLRQITTQSIVSATTSVLGLGGVLVMMGMLDVVLLGVSVGVAAMVSGVVVTAMPRISAATARAQASVGDMGADLERALGALRTVKASGAEERETAAVHRAVDEAWRGGVTAAKWQSLMGTSAGLTVQLSFLTVLAVGGARVASGTIDVSTLVAFLLFLFYLMDPISQLIQATSQFHVSAAAVARLREIDRLEIDPLDAPAPARTKAAPRPPHTAATSSVSPLKKPSTPATVVFEDVVFRYRPELSDVHQGVAFAAAPGGMTAVVGPSGAGKTTLFTLLERFYEPASGRVLLDGIDVRDRPLAELRAALGYIEQDAPVLSGTLRDNLLFAAPDASERQLEDALVRTRLSGLVHGLPQGLDTPVGHRGTRLSGGERQRVAIARALLRTPRVLLLDEATSQLDAANEHALREVIADVARETTVLVIAHRLSTVTMADRIVVLESGRVRAIGAHDELVVTDSLYGELAATQLLTARLA from the coding sequence GTGCTGCTGGGGCACGTGCGCCAGGTCCGTGGCCGGCTGATCCTGGGCGCACTGCTGGGGCTGGGTGGCGCGGCGGCGATGCTCGGCCAGCCGCTCGCGGCCAAGGCCCTCATCGACCGCCTGGGGCGCCAGGACGCACTCGCCGGCACCCTCGCCGTACTCACCGGGCTGGTCCTGCTGGGCGCCGCGCTCAAGGCGCTGGGTCAGTATCTGCTGGCGCACACGGCGGAGTCCGTGGTCCGTGGCGCCCGGCGGCAGCTCATCGCGCGGCTGCTGCGCCTGAAGGTGCCCGAACTCGACCGCAGCGAGCTCGGTGACCTGCTGGCACGGGTCACCTCGGACACCACGCTGCTGCGGCAGATCACCACACAGTCCATCGTCTCCGCCACCACCAGCGTGCTCGGCCTGGGCGGGGTGCTGGTGATGATGGGGATGCTCGACGTGGTGCTGCTGGGCGTCAGCGTCGGCGTCGCGGCGATGGTGAGCGGGGTGGTGGTCACGGCCATGCCGCGCATCTCCGCCGCCACCGCGCGTGCCCAGGCCTCGGTCGGGGACATGGGCGCCGACCTCGAACGCGCCCTGGGTGCCTTGCGCACGGTCAAGGCGTCGGGTGCCGAGGAGAGGGAGACCGCCGCCGTCCACCGGGCGGTCGACGAGGCCTGGCGCGGCGGAGTGACGGCGGCCAAGTGGCAGTCCCTCATGGGGACTTCCGCCGGGCTGACCGTCCAGCTGTCGTTTCTCACGGTGCTGGCCGTCGGGGGCGCGCGGGTCGCCTCCGGGACCATCGACGTATCGACTCTGGTGGCGTTCTTGCTGTTCCTCTTCTACCTGATGGACCCGATCTCGCAGCTCATTCAGGCGACCAGCCAGTTCCATGTCTCGGCAGCCGCTGTCGCACGGCTGCGGGAGATCGACCGGCTGGAGATCGACCCCCTGGACGCTCCCGCACCCGCGAGGACGAAGGCGGCTCCCAGGCCCCCGCACACTGCCGCGACGTCGTCGGTGTCACCGCTCAAGAAGCCGAGCACGCCCGCCACCGTGGTGTTCGAGGACGTCGTCTTCCGCTACCGCCCCGAACTCTCCGACGTCCATCAGGGAGTCGCCTTCGCCGCGGCCCCCGGCGGCATGACCGCGGTGGTCGGCCCCTCGGGAGCGGGGAAGACCACGCTCTTCACCTTGCTGGAAAGGTTCTACGAGCCGGCCTCGGGCCGTGTCCTTCTGGACGGTATCGATGTCAGGGACCGGCCGCTCGCCGAACTCAGGGCCGCGCTCGGGTACATCGAGCAGGACGCCCCCGTACTTTCCGGCACGCTCCGTGACAACCTGCTGTTCGCGGCGCCCGACGCCAGTGAGCGGCAGCTGGAGGACGCCCTGGTACGTACGCGTCTCTCGGGGCTTGTCCATGGCCTGCCGCAGGGGCTGGACACGCCGGTCGGGCACCGTGGCACCCGGCTGTCCGGAGGCGAGCGGCAACGCGTCGCCATCGCGCGTGCCCTGCTGCGTACCCCCCGCGTCCTGTTGCTGGACGAGGCCACGTCGCAGCTCGACGCCGCCAACGAGCACGCCCTGCGCGAGGTCATCGCGGACGTGGCCCGTGAGACGACGGTGCTGGTCATCGCGCACCGGCTGTCCACCGTCACCATGGCCGACCGCATCGTGGTGCTGGAGTCCGGCCGGGTCCGCGCCATCGGCGCCCATGACGAGCTGGTGGTCACGGACTCGCTGTACGGCGAACTCGCCGCCACGCAATTGCTCACCGCCCGCCTGGCGTGA
- a CDS encoding winged helix-turn-helix transcriptional regulator produces the protein MLQILGLIGNKWSLLTIGQLRGRSLRFGELHRTLNGISQRILTLTLRQLERDGLLTRTVHPSVPPRVDYTITELGATLVDSVATLGEWATTHRHEINNNRHRYDAAHPAQKPA, from the coding sequence GTGCTCCAGATCCTCGGGCTGATCGGCAACAAGTGGAGCCTTTTGACCATCGGGCAACTTCGCGGCCGTAGCCTGCGCTTCGGTGAACTGCACCGCACCCTCAACGGCATTTCCCAGCGCATACTCACCCTGACACTGCGGCAACTCGAACGCGACGGCCTGTTGACCCGCACCGTCCACCCCAGCGTTCCGCCACGCGTGGACTACACGATCACCGAACTCGGCGCGACCCTGGTGGACTCCGTCGCAACCCTCGGAGAATGGGCCACCACGCACCGCCACGAGATCAACAACAACCGACACCGCTACGACGCCGCACACCCGGCACAGAAACCGGCCTGA
- a CDS encoding LLM class flavin-dependent oxidoreductase, whose product MTSHNDIRFGLMLTTARRAGEDESEVFARTLRLARHAEELGLDDLWVSEHHFNPAAIGSSALTLAGHLLGATSRIHVGTAVTVLSLHDPVHVAEQANLLDQLSSGRFTLGVGRGVPSVEFDVMGGGLDAWRTGITGPLDRVLAALRGTVPDVPGYDGPALRLVPAARTLPHLPVYVAAGSPASLGVAAGRGLPVMLFFDKDAEAKAEMSALYQRAAQDAGLPVPPHGHAFAVFAQVTETEQETAQLMRDQAEFTLALNKRSGDSPTTPQDLEHLTDKLLTTQPVGRTRTCVDRLLHHISASGCRRVMCQVESAGDTASVLRNLERLATEVFPVVRQRAGAVPAGAGV is encoded by the coding sequence ATGACCTCACACAACGACATCAGGTTCGGGCTCATGCTGACCACAGCCCGCCGGGCGGGCGAGGACGAGAGCGAGGTCTTCGCGCGTACGCTGCGGCTCGCCCGGCATGCCGAGGAACTCGGCCTCGACGACCTGTGGGTGTCCGAACACCACTTCAACCCCGCCGCGATCGGGTCCTCGGCGCTCACCCTCGCCGGCCATCTGCTGGGCGCCACTTCCCGTATCCACGTGGGTACGGCCGTCACGGTCCTCTCACTGCACGATCCGGTGCACGTGGCGGAGCAGGCGAATCTGCTCGACCAGCTGTCGTCGGGACGGTTCACCCTCGGGGTCGGGCGCGGTGTGCCGAGCGTCGAGTTCGACGTCATGGGCGGCGGGCTGGACGCCTGGCGCACGGGGATCACCGGACCGCTTGACCGCGTGCTGGCCGCGCTGCGCGGCACGGTCCCCGACGTCCCCGGCTACGACGGGCCGGCACTGCGCCTGGTCCCGGCCGCCCGGACACTGCCGCACCTGCCCGTGTATGTGGCCGCGGGCTCGCCGGCGTCGCTCGGCGTGGCCGCCGGACGCGGGCTCCCGGTGATGCTGTTCTTCGACAAGGACGCCGAGGCCAAAGCCGAGATGAGCGCTCTCTACCAGCGCGCCGCACAGGACGCGGGCCTGCCCGTACCGCCGCACGGCCATGCCTTCGCCGTCTTCGCGCAGGTCACCGAGACGGAGCAGGAGACGGCACAACTGATGCGGGACCAAGCCGAGTTCACACTGGCGCTCAACAAGCGCTCGGGCGACTCCCCCACCACGCCGCAGGACCTGGAGCATCTCACGGACAAGCTCCTGACCACCCAGCCGGTGGGCCGTACCCGGACCTGCGTGGACCGGCTGCTGCACCACATCTCGGCCTCGGGCTGCCGGCGCGTGATGTGTCAGGTCGAGTCGGCGGGCGACACCGCATCCGTTCTGCGGAACCTGGAACGGCTCGCCACCGAGGTCTTCCCCGTCGTACGGCAGCGGGCAGGAGCCGTACCGGCCGGGGCCGGTGTCTGA